One Opitutia bacterium DNA segment encodes these proteins:
- a CDS encoding TlpA family protein disulfide reductase, producing the protein MRLSLLFVLLAAAVSCLAAEPAADRAWAEFEKIRDASMPANATKAEKNAWWDRKVADLERLGAAFLDTYPQDPRRWAVAVHLREVRPWPVPDTVPPAFNARVRQLAAEAVDRSDVPTEIRGTASVLLIDEEAARCGESPTAAQLLAIQRRLDDHVARFGANPELRLIQLRTLERLEGLDPAAAGEIVERLAASPHALLREVATRRQFLRLIGRAPFELRFIALDGREVDFQQLRGKVVLLDFWATWCQPCVVELPRLKQLRDEHGAAGLEIVGVSLDRPGTRGKLETFIRQHGLTWPQHFLLNGEGRNELAERFAITSIPAVFLFDRTGRLAVANVPPERLDAEVGRLLRGD; encoded by the coding sequence ATGCGCCTCTCGCTGCTGTTCGTCTTGCTGGCCGCCGCTGTCAGCTGCCTCGCGGCCGAGCCGGCCGCCGATCGTGCGTGGGCGGAGTTCGAGAAAATTCGGGACGCTTCCATGCCCGCCAACGCCACCAAGGCGGAAAAGAACGCGTGGTGGGACCGCAAAGTCGCCGACCTCGAGCGCCTCGGCGCTGCGTTCCTCGACACCTATCCGCAGGATCCCCGGCGTTGGGCCGTGGCCGTGCACCTCCGCGAGGTTCGCCCGTGGCCGGTTCCGGACACCGTTCCGCCGGCCTTCAACGCGCGCGTGCGCCAGCTCGCTGCCGAAGCGGTCGACCGAAGCGACGTTCCGACCGAAATTCGCGGAACGGCCTCCGTGCTCCTCATCGACGAGGAAGCGGCCCGCTGCGGGGAGAGTCCCACCGCCGCCCAGCTGCTGGCGATCCAGCGGCGACTCGACGATCACGTCGCCCGGTTCGGGGCGAATCCGGAACTTCGTTTGATCCAACTGCGCACGCTCGAGCGCCTCGAGGGCTTGGACCCTGCCGCCGCCGGTGAGATCGTGGAGCGGCTCGCCGCGAGCCCGCACGCGTTGCTGCGCGAGGTGGCGACGCGGCGGCAATTCCTCCGCCTGATTGGCCGCGCGCCGTTCGAACTGCGCTTCATCGCGCTCGACGGCCGCGAGGTCGACTTCCAGCAGCTGCGCGGGAAAGTGGTGTTGCTCGATTTCTGGGCGACGTGGTGCCAGCCGTGCGTCGTCGAGCTGCCGCGGCTCAAACAGCTGCGCGACGAGCACGGCGCCGCCGGCCTCGAGATCGTCGGCGTTTCGCTCGACCGGCCCGGCACCCGCGGAAAACTGGAAACCTTCATCCGCCAGCACGGCCTGACGTGGCCGCAGCATTTTCTCCTCAACGGCGAGGGCCGGAACGAACTCGCCGAGCGTTTCGCGATCACGTCCATCCCCGCGGTGTTCCTCTTCGATCGCACCGGCCGTCTCGCCGTCGCCAACGTCCCGCCCGAGCGGCTCGATGCCGAAGTCGGGCGACTGTTGCGCGGAGATTGA
- a CDS encoding FecR domain-containing protein gives MSAPFDSTGFPRDEAIEATAAAWLAERDEGLSTEDAAAFAAWRAADPRHEQAVRRLEHAWSSLQALREFRPEARVHPDRDLLARPAGANVLPFRSLAATAALAACLTLAGAWFWLRPAAPSAGEPHAHYATTVGGYQRMTLPDGSIVDLNADTEIREQFTAGERRVALVRGEAAFQVTKNPVRPFIVQADGVAVRAVGTAFNVRLKTDCVQVLVTEGRVRVDPPATLPVAREPIPEIGIGQRVSVPTVATAAVAPAVEDVTPAVIRAELSWREPRLRFLETPLAEVVRQFNARNRVQIELGDADLAPLPVEATFRAEDVEAFVRLLTSSGEMIAVRAGPDRIVIRRAR, from the coding sequence GTGAGCGCTCCCTTCGATTCCACCGGTTTCCCGCGCGACGAGGCCATCGAGGCCACCGCCGCCGCCTGGCTGGCCGAGCGCGACGAGGGTCTGTCCACCGAGGACGCCGCGGCGTTCGCCGCGTGGCGCGCGGCCGATCCGCGACACGAACAAGCCGTGCGTCGCCTCGAGCACGCCTGGAGCTCGTTGCAGGCGCTACGCGAATTCCGGCCCGAGGCGCGCGTGCATCCGGATCGCGACCTGCTCGCCCGACCGGCGGGCGCCAACGTCCTGCCTTTCCGCTCGCTCGCGGCGACCGCGGCGCTGGCGGCCTGCCTGACGCTCGCCGGTGCGTGGTTCTGGCTCCGGCCGGCCGCGCCCTCCGCCGGCGAGCCGCACGCCCACTACGCCACGACCGTTGGCGGTTACCAGCGCATGACGCTGCCCGACGGCTCCATCGTCGACCTCAACGCCGACACCGAGATTCGCGAGCAATTCACCGCCGGCGAGCGGCGCGTCGCGCTCGTGCGCGGCGAGGCCGCTTTCCAAGTCACGAAGAACCCGGTCCGCCCCTTCATCGTCCAGGCCGATGGCGTGGCGGTGCGCGCCGTCGGCACCGCCTTCAACGTCCGCCTGAAAACCGATTGCGTGCAGGTGCTCGTCACCGAGGGCCGCGTGCGCGTGGATCCGCCTGCGACGCTGCCGGTCGCGCGCGAGCCGATTCCGGAAATCGGCATCGGGCAACGCGTGAGCGTGCCCACCGTGGCGACCGCTGCGGTCGCGCCCGCCGTGGAGGACGTCACTCCGGCGGTCATCCGCGCGGAGCTGTCGTGGCGCGAGCCGCGTCTGCGCTTCCTCGAGACGCCGCTCGCCGAGGTGGTGCGCCAGTTCAACGCCCGCAATCGCGTCCAGATCGAGCTCGGCGACGCCGACCTCGCGCCGCTGCCGGTCGAGGCGACGTTCCGCGCGGAGGACGTCGAGGCGTTCGTGCGCTTGCTCACCAGCAGCGGCGAGATGATTGCCGTGCGCGCCGGCCCCGATCGGATCGTGATTCGGCGTGCCCGCTGA
- a CDS encoding sigma-70 family RNA polymerase sigma factor, translated as MSADSLKPPSSPASVDAGWFARDVQPHEPSLRAWLRGKFPFLPDVDDVVQESYLRLIRARQAGKVGYAKAYLFTTARNFALDLFRRREVVAIESVADVAALPVLEESPGIADALGRQQELELLAAAVQALPDRCRQAMTLRLLYGLSHKEIAAELRISEHTVKAQLAKGMRRCADYFAARGIATARIAPEENKP; from the coding sequence ATGTCCGCCGATTCCCTCAAGCCGCCGTCCTCGCCCGCGTCCGTCGACGCGGGCTGGTTCGCGCGCGACGTGCAACCGCATGAGCCGTCGCTGCGCGCGTGGCTGCGCGGGAAATTTCCCTTTCTGCCCGATGTGGACGATGTCGTGCAGGAATCCTACCTGCGGCTGATCCGCGCCCGCCAGGCGGGCAAGGTCGGCTACGCCAAGGCGTATCTGTTCACCACCGCGCGCAACTTCGCGCTCGATCTCTTTCGCCGCCGCGAGGTCGTCGCGATCGAGTCCGTCGCCGACGTCGCGGCGCTGCCCGTGCTGGAGGAATCTCCCGGCATCGCCGACGCCCTCGGTCGCCAGCAGGAACTCGAGTTGCTCGCCGCCGCCGTGCAGGCGCTGCCGGATCGCTGCCGGCAAGCGATGACGCTGCGCCTCCTCTACGGCCTCTCGCACAAGGAAATCGCCGCGGAGCTCCGCATCTCCGAGCACACCGTGAAGGCGCAACTCGCCAAAGGCATGCGCCGGTGCGCCGACTATTTCGCCGCGCGGGGCATCGCGACCGCTCGCATCGCGCCGGAGGAAAACAAACCGTGA
- a CDS encoding redoxin domain-containing protein, translated as MKKLVLLFLGLAAAPLFLLAEDPVTAPATVTPSAPSTHIGPKPGELAPDFTVVGPDNREIKLSDFRGKLVLVDIWATWCGPCVASMPHNSEFAEKYAANDLVVLAVCADDSRANYDGWVKRNGDKYKFRTAHDPAGKDNWATSVFNTQYGVSGFPTLFLIGKDGKLIGTTGGGGPTVNPHVLRLLAKGGLPVDLSGLPPEETNRPKSIPMIAKTAAMPTAANPTLRFANMAAGETVPDFSTTDVNGKTVKLSDFRGKTVFINFWTGARNPPDDVAKIASAYQAQGLAVWAINTTTERADFEKWAKETAAPGYTVSWDPAGKAMMEAISYMIFGAGMYPAYCVVGPDGKLVGGVIGMGPRVSGLLREILQRAEVKLNDADKGLIEQALAAARANPPASAPMGGGMLPAAKAAAPATVAAATIQAKPSEPATAVKRPATLGAGAVAPDFPMQTVDGRTVKLSDFKDKVVILDFWATWCGPCIASFPHTQKLAAKYKDQDVVVVASGTSDKIASFKAWIPKNQPKYPDLQFFFDPNEQGSATFEERASNKFYHVVGIPTQFIIGRDGKIAATILGNGGEDDARAEATLATLGVKVDAAIVAKGKEQLAKSAEEEKARAAAAADAEKNPPPPFRENFAELKAGASAPDVELLQLDGSRAKLSALLEGHVTVVGVWSGAHGPGEPFLAAWKSWSEKYPDVKFVGVAGYAALDVVQKWQAENSAKVVGTLVADPAGPSPRPDKDMAELNDEERAAFRKASGEHMRSIFTFKLGGVMSPIPTTLVFDAAGKLAGWSAGFGPRYGETMGNLLLRSGVKLAPADMPAKVWTAADIAAATPKPEPRVEMLKIGAVAPDFVSQTVDGKDVKLSDFRGKVVILDFWATWCGPCMASMPHTQEVAAHYKDQGVVVLANCTSDARAKFEQWVKANQAKYPDMVWTHDAAEKKPERVSRARYGVGGIPCQFIIDREGKIVDIVIGYLPGEAILEAALSKAGVNVDPALVAKGAADLKRRG; from the coding sequence ATGAAGAAACTCGTTCTGCTGTTCCTCGGTCTCGCCGCCGCCCCGCTTTTCCTCCTCGCCGAGGATCCGGTGACTGCGCCCGCCACCGTCACTCCGTCCGCTCCCTCGACCCACATCGGCCCGAAACCGGGCGAGCTCGCGCCCGACTTCACCGTCGTCGGCCCGGACAATCGGGAGATCAAGCTCTCCGACTTCCGCGGCAAACTCGTGCTCGTCGACATCTGGGCCACGTGGTGCGGCCCGTGCGTCGCCTCCATGCCGCACAACAGCGAGTTCGCGGAAAAATACGCCGCCAACGATCTCGTCGTCCTCGCCGTCTGCGCCGATGACTCGCGCGCCAACTACGACGGCTGGGTCAAACGCAACGGCGACAAATACAAGTTCCGCACCGCGCACGACCCGGCGGGCAAGGACAACTGGGCGACGTCCGTCTTCAACACGCAGTATGGCGTTTCCGGTTTCCCGACGCTCTTCCTCATCGGCAAGGACGGCAAACTCATCGGCACCACCGGCGGCGGCGGCCCGACCGTGAATCCGCACGTGCTGCGCCTGCTTGCCAAGGGCGGCCTGCCCGTCGACCTCAGCGGCCTGCCGCCGGAGGAGACCAACCGCCCGAAATCGATCCCGATGATCGCGAAGACCGCCGCGATGCCGACCGCCGCGAATCCCACGCTGCGCTTCGCCAACATGGCCGCCGGCGAGACCGTGCCGGACTTCTCCACCACCGACGTGAACGGCAAGACCGTGAAGCTCTCCGATTTTCGCGGAAAGACCGTGTTCATCAATTTCTGGACCGGCGCGCGCAACCCGCCGGACGACGTCGCCAAGATCGCCTCGGCGTATCAGGCGCAAGGCCTCGCCGTCTGGGCGATCAACACCACGACCGAGCGCGCCGACTTTGAGAAATGGGCCAAGGAAACCGCGGCCCCCGGCTACACCGTGTCCTGGGATCCCGCCGGCAAGGCGATGATGGAAGCGATCTCCTACATGATCTTCGGCGCCGGCATGTATCCCGCGTATTGCGTGGTCGGCCCCGACGGCAAACTCGTCGGCGGCGTCATCGGCATGGGACCGCGGGTCAGCGGCCTGTTGCGCGAGATCCTCCAGCGCGCCGAGGTGAAACTCAACGACGCCGACAAGGGACTCATCGAGCAAGCCCTCGCTGCCGCGCGCGCCAATCCGCCCGCGTCCGCTCCGATGGGCGGCGGCATGCTGCCCGCCGCCAAAGCCGCCGCACCCGCCACGGTGGCCGCGGCGACGATTCAGGCGAAGCCCTCCGAGCCCGCCACCGCGGTCAAGCGCCCCGCCACCCTCGGCGCTGGCGCGGTCGCACCGGATTTTCCGATGCAGACCGTCGACGGCCGCACCGTGAAATTGTCCGACTTCAAGGACAAGGTCGTCATCCTCGACTTCTGGGCGACGTGGTGCGGACCGTGCATCGCCTCGTTCCCGCACACGCAAAAGCTCGCCGCCAAATACAAGGATCAGGACGTCGTGGTCGTCGCCTCCGGCACCAGTGACAAGATCGCGAGCTTCAAGGCGTGGATTCCCAAGAACCAGCCGAAGTATCCCGACCTGCAGTTTTTCTTCGACCCGAACGAGCAGGGCAGCGCCACCTTCGAGGAGCGCGCCTCGAACAAGTTCTACCACGTCGTCGGCATCCCCACGCAGTTCATCATCGGACGCGACGGCAAGATCGCCGCCACCATCCTCGGCAACGGCGGCGAAGATGACGCCCGCGCCGAAGCCACGCTCGCCACGCTCGGCGTGAAGGTCGACGCCGCCATCGTCGCCAAGGGCAAGGAACAGCTCGCCAAATCCGCCGAAGAGGAGAAAGCCCGCGCCGCCGCCGCGGCCGACGCCGAGAAGAATCCGCCGCCGCCTTTCCGCGAGAATTTCGCCGAGTTGAAAGCTGGCGCCTCCGCGCCTGATGTCGAACTGCTGCAACTCGACGGTTCGCGCGCGAAGCTCTCCGCATTGCTGGAGGGCCACGTCACCGTCGTCGGCGTCTGGAGCGGCGCTCACGGCCCGGGCGAGCCGTTCCTCGCTGCGTGGAAATCGTGGAGCGAGAAATACCCGGACGTGAAGTTCGTCGGTGTCGCCGGCTACGCCGCGCTCGATGTCGTGCAAAAGTGGCAGGCGGAGAACAGCGCCAAGGTCGTGGGCACCTTGGTGGCAGACCCCGCCGGCCCATCGCCGCGCCCGGACAAGGACATGGCCGAACTCAACGACGAGGAGCGCGCCGCCTTCCGCAAGGCGTCCGGTGAGCACATGAGATCGATCTTCACCTTCAAGCTCGGCGGCGTGATGTCGCCCATCCCGACGACCCTCGTCTTCGACGCCGCCGGCAAACTCGCCGGCTGGAGCGCCGGCTTCGGTCCGCGCTACGGGGAGACCATGGGCAACCTGCTCCTCCGCTCGGGCGTGAAGCTCGCGCCGGCCGACATGCCCGCGAAAGTCTGGACCGCCGCCGACATCGCTGCGGCCACGCCCAAGCCCGAGCCGCGCGTCGAGATGCTCAAGATCGGCGCCGTCGCGCCGGACTTCGTTTCGCAGACCGTCGACGGCAAGGACGTGAAGCTCTCCGACTTCCGCGGCAAGGTCGTCATCCTCGATTTCTGGGCGACGTGGTGCGGGCCGTGCATGGCCTCGATGCCGCACACCCAGGAAGTCGCCGCCCACTACAAGGACCAGGGCGTCGTCGTCCTCGCCAACTGCACGAGCGATGCCCGCGCCAAGTTCGAGCAATGGGTCAAAGCCAACCAGGCGAAATATCCCGACATGGTCTGGACGCACGACGCCGCCGAGAAAAAGCCCGAGCGCGTGTCGCGCGCCCGCTACGGCGTCGGCGGCATCCCGTGCCAGTTCATCATCGATCGCGAAGGCAAGATCGTGGACATCGTGATCGGTTACCTTCCGGGCGAGGCGATCCTCGAGGCCGCGCTCTCGAAGGCCGGCGTCAACGTCGACCCCGCGCTCGTCGCCAAAGGCGCCGCCGACCTCAAGCGCCGCGGCTGA
- a CDS encoding TonB-dependent receptor — protein sequence MSPRHLFALRRLAGFFLVLLFAVGLSAAEPVRKNFDVPAGDAAATLRQFAEQSGEQVVFLVNKVRGVATKPVRGEFTAREALERMIVGTDLALVQDEQTGALTVNRSAPDEKNDASRPADSRAAQVKDGAVVLDRYEVTGVRETGIVNQGVVPRRENEGVRYTVIDRAEIDRSGVTNLPEFFRSLPSNTSFGTGSQNLAAVQLGQTGGFPFSSDGINLRGFGENQTLVMINGRRLFGGEFGGADVSRIPLSAVDRIEILATSGSAIYGANAVGGVINIILRKGFSGSEASLYLGAARGGAEEVRGSVFHGRQFNDGRTALNLSFEYNRKNDLHLSDRRYWEVALERVPPGAPTYLRDVLRNAQSPLPLVTVSSPALPPLGIPGAPTAAWAYVPTGSNGVGLTPASFAANAGQPIRDLPSIGRAKLVAPSESYAAFASLEHTFKNGLSSYSELSWRWADTSVGAYRTLTVINLGANSPVNPFRTNVTPGFVGKSISVLVDPIDLPDSYSDSDKLTLRAVTGLKGKFELFARPLNWAVDFSGDRNDAHSDATTYHLLLAPAVAAGYYNPFRDLRSAPLASESELAKLRGLDTRNEVTEIAATNWRVNGELMEIAGALTNFSLGFEVRFEHLTSDTQLRYGDYALLPGSAYADEDINGNSSRRAIAAYGEVQVPLVGERNRRPGLWSLDFSAAIRLERYDDFGAAAPPMVAFKYAPLPDVALRASFSEGFQPPRQSDLYAPVQDIGPITFGIATDPLRGDEPVEPEVYLVGGNPRLRPETSKTWDLGVVFTPRQIPGLTLNVAYYRYDKSDVITYPNEQDLVTYVPDRIVRGPRLPGDPAGMPGPIIEMDARPVNLSRLITSGWDVKADYRRELSSTRSFGGSVEGTYVLDFKQRSVDEQPFEDRAGDVDLLGDGPVKLRGRGRVWFNTGRFTASWTARYIHSYEGDTNTLKPSRPTRTGVDGDKIPSSTEHDVQFSYSFPARVGERTSWRDWLAGTKFTLGALNVFDRTPPLRTARINLWHSLLNDPRQRFVYFEATKSF from the coding sequence ATGTCACCTCGTCATCTCTTCGCGTTGCGCCGGCTCGCCGGCTTTTTCCTCGTGCTTTTGTTCGCCGTCGGCCTGTCCGCCGCCGAGCCGGTTCGGAAGAACTTCGACGTGCCCGCCGGCGACGCCGCGGCCACGCTCCGGCAATTCGCCGAGCAATCCGGCGAACAGGTCGTTTTCCTCGTCAACAAAGTGCGCGGCGTCGCGACCAAGCCCGTGCGCGGCGAGTTCACCGCGCGCGAAGCGCTCGAGCGGATGATCGTCGGCACCGACCTCGCGCTCGTGCAGGACGAGCAGACCGGCGCCCTCACCGTCAACCGCTCCGCCCCCGACGAAAAAAACGACGCAAGCCGTCCGGCTGACAGCCGGGCGGCGCAGGTCAAGGACGGCGCCGTGGTGCTCGACCGCTACGAGGTCACCGGTGTGCGGGAGACCGGCATCGTCAACCAGGGCGTCGTGCCCCGCCGCGAGAACGAGGGCGTGCGCTACACCGTGATCGACCGCGCCGAGATCGACCGCTCCGGCGTGACGAACCTGCCGGAGTTCTTCCGCAGCCTGCCGAGCAACACCAGCTTCGGCACCGGCTCGCAGAACCTCGCCGCCGTGCAGCTCGGCCAGACGGGCGGCTTTCCGTTTTCCTCCGACGGCATCAATCTCCGCGGCTTCGGCGAGAACCAGACGCTGGTGATGATCAACGGCCGGCGCCTCTTCGGCGGCGAGTTCGGCGGCGCCGACGTCAGTCGCATTCCGCTCAGCGCCGTCGATCGCATCGAGATCCTCGCCACCTCCGGCTCCGCGATCTACGGCGCCAACGCCGTCGGCGGTGTGATCAACATCATTCTCCGCAAAGGCTTCTCCGGCTCCGAGGCCAGCCTGTATCTCGGCGCCGCGCGCGGTGGCGCGGAGGAGGTCCGCGGCAGCGTCTTCCACGGCCGCCAGTTCAACGACGGCCGCACCGCGCTCAATCTCTCCTTCGAATACAACCGCAAGAACGACCTCCATCTCAGCGACCGCCGCTATTGGGAAGTCGCGCTCGAGCGCGTGCCGCCCGGCGCGCCGACCTACCTGCGCGACGTCCTCCGCAACGCCCAATCGCCGCTGCCGCTCGTCACCGTTTCCAGTCCCGCCCTGCCGCCGCTCGGCATCCCCGGCGCGCCCACCGCCGCGTGGGCCTACGTGCCGACCGGCTCGAACGGCGTCGGGCTCACGCCCGCCTCCTTCGCCGCCAACGCCGGCCAGCCGATCCGCGACCTGCCCTCGATCGGCCGCGCCAAGCTCGTGGCGCCGAGCGAGTCCTACGCCGCCTTCGCCTCGCTCGAGCACACGTTCAAGAACGGACTCTCTTCCTACAGCGAACTCAGCTGGCGCTGGGCCGACACCAGCGTCGGCGCGTATCGCACGCTCACGGTCATCAACCTCGGGGCCAACTCCCCCGTGAATCCCTTCCGCACGAACGTCACCCCGGGCTTCGTCGGCAAATCCATCTCCGTGCTCGTCGATCCCATCGACCTGCCCGACAGCTACTCCGACAGTGACAAGCTCACCCTGCGCGCCGTCACCGGTCTCAAGGGCAAGTTCGAGCTCTTCGCGCGTCCGCTCAACTGGGCGGTGGATTTCTCGGGCGACCGCAACGACGCCCACTCGGACGCCACCACCTACCACCTGCTCCTCGCGCCGGCCGTCGCGGCCGGATACTACAACCCCTTCCGCGATCTGCGCAGCGCACCGCTCGCCTCGGAGTCCGAGCTGGCCAAGTTGCGCGGCCTCGATACGCGCAACGAGGTCACCGAAATCGCCGCCACCAACTGGCGCGTGAACGGCGAGCTGATGGAAATCGCCGGCGCGCTGACGAATTTCTCCCTCGGTTTCGAAGTGCGTTTCGAGCACCTGACTTCCGATACCCAGCTCCGCTACGGCGACTACGCGCTCCTGCCCGGCTCGGCCTACGCGGATGAGGACATCAACGGCAACTCCTCCCGCCGCGCCATCGCCGCCTACGGCGAAGTCCAGGTCCCGCTCGTCGGCGAGCGCAACCGTCGCCCCGGCCTGTGGTCGCTCGATTTCTCCGCCGCGATCCGCCTCGAGCGCTACGACGATTTCGGCGCCGCCGCGCCGCCGATGGTGGCGTTCAAATACGCGCCGCTGCCGGACGTGGCGCTGCGCGCCAGTTTCAGCGAGGGCTTCCAGCCGCCCCGCCAGTCCGATCTCTACGCTCCCGTGCAGGACATCGGCCCGATCACGTTCGGCATCGCCACCGATCCGCTCCGCGGCGACGAACCGGTCGAGCCCGAAGTCTACCTCGTCGGCGGCAATCCCCGCCTGCGGCCGGAAACCAGCAAGACCTGGGACCTCGGCGTGGTGTTCACGCCGCGCCAAATCCCCGGCCTGACCCTCAACGTCGCTTACTACCGCTACGACAAGAGCGACGTCATCACTTACCCGAACGAGCAGGACCTCGTCACCTACGTGCCCGACCGCATCGTGCGCGGCCCGCGCCTGCCCGGCGATCCCGCCGGCATGCCCGGCCCGATCATCGAGATGGACGCGCGCCCGGTGAACCTCTCGCGCCTCATCACCTCCGGCTGGGACGTCAAGGCCGACTACCGCCGCGAACTCTCCTCGACGCGCAGCTTCGGCGGATCGGTCGAAGGCACCTACGTGTTGGACTTCAAGCAACGCTCGGTCGACGAACAGCCGTTCGAGGATCGCGCGGGCGATGTCGACCTGCTCGGCGACGGCCCGGTGAAGCTCCGCGGCCGCGGCCGCGTCTGGTTCAACACCGGTCGCTTCACCGCGAGTTGGACGGCCCGCTACATCCATTCCTACGAAGGTGACACCAACACCTTGAAACCCTCGCGCCCGACCCGCACCGGCGTCGACGGCGACAAGATCCCCAGCTCCACCGAGCACGACGTCCAGTTCAGCTACTCGTTCCCCGCGCGCGTCGGCGAGCGCACCAGCTGGCGCGACTGGCTCGCGGGCACGAAGTTCACCCTCGGCGCCTTGAACGTCTTCGATCGCACGCCGCCGCTCCGCACTGCGCGCATCAACCTGTGGCACAGCCTGCTCAACGACCCGCGCCAGCGGTTCGTGTATTTCGAAGCCACCAAATCCTTCTGA